The proteins below are encoded in one region of Dasypus novemcinctus isolate mDasNov1 chromosome 13, mDasNov1.1.hap2, whole genome shotgun sequence:
- the MSTO1 gene encoding protein misato homolog 1 isoform X1, whose amino-acid sequence MGGVSPISGKGCVRRNGEQRMRPRAQACRANRVDGRVGRHGECGPEEPSGMAGGAREVLTLQLGHFAGFVGAHWWNQQDAALGCPTDAKEPPGELCPDVLYRTGRTLHGQETYTPRLILMDLKGSLSSLKQEGGLYRDKQLDAAIAWEGKLTTHKEELYPRNPYLHDFLSAEGVLSGEGVWRVKAIPNSKGLPPLTTAINSKPLIPTEGSIRVWSDFLRVHLHPRSICMIHKYNHDGEAGRLEAFGQGENVLKEPGYLEELEDRLHFYVEECDYLQGFQILCDLHNGFSGVGAKASELLQDEYSGRGIIAWGLLPGPYSREEPQKNIYRLLNTAFGLVHLTAHSSLVCPLSLNGSLGLRPEPPVSFPHLHYDASLPFHCSAILATALDTVTVPYRLRSSPVSMVHLADMLSCSGRKMVTAGATMPFPLTAGQSLPDILVQLGGAPPWTPLSACGDPFGTHCFAQSVVLRGIDRAYHTSQLTPGTPLPSPLHACATGEEVLAQYLQQQQPRAMSSSHLLLTPCRVVPPYPHLFSSSLSQKGLILDGPSTGPAVESIPVFGTLCSSSSLHQTLGGLAKELSKLDLRRWASFMAAGVEQDDLEEMLQELHSLAQCYQDGNSLTD is encoded by the exons ATGGGCGGAGTCTCTCCAATCAGCGGGAAAGGATGTGTGCGACGCAACGGAGAGCAGCGAATGAGGCCCCGCGCACAAGCCTGCCGGGCCAATCGGGTGGACGGGCGAGTGGGCAGGCACGGGGAGTGCGGCCCCGAGGAGCCGAGCGGCATGGCGGGCGGGGCCCGGGAGGTGCTCACCCTGCAGTTGGGACACTTTGCCGGATTCGTGGGCGCGCACTGGTGGAACCAGCAG GATGCTGCGTTGGGCTGCCCGACAGATGCCAAGGAGCCACCGGGAGAGCTGTGCCCCGACGTCCTGTACCGGACGGGCCGGACACTGCACGGTCAGGAGACCTACACGCCGCGACTCATCCTCATGGATCTGAAGG GCAGTCTGAGCTCCCTAAAACAGGAAGGTGGACTCTACAGGGACAAACAGCTAGATGCTGCAATAGCATG GGAGGGGAAGCTCACCACACACAAAGAAGAGCTCTATCCCAGGAATCCCTATCTCCATGACTTTCTGAGTGCAGAG GGAGTGCTGAGTGGTGAGGGTGTCTGGAGGGTCAAAGCCATTCCCAATAGCAAAG GTCTTCCACCACTCACCACAGCCATAAATTCAAAACCACTCATCCCCACAGAAGGCAGCATCAGAGTCTGGTCAGATTTCCTCAGAGTCCATCTCCATCCCCGGAGCATCTGTATGATTCACAAGTACAACCATGATGG GGAAGCAGGTCGGCTGGAGGCTTTTGGCCAAGGGGAGAATGTCCTGAAGGAACCTGGCTATCTGGAAGAACTGGAGGACAGGCTACACTTCTACGTGGAGGAGTGTGACTACCTGCAG GGCTTCCAGATTCTGTGTGACCTGCACAATGGCTTCTCTGGGGTAGGTGCTAAGGCCTCCGAGTTGCTACAAGACGAGTATTCAGGGAGGGGAATAATAGCCTGGGGCCTGCTCCCTGGTCCCTACAGTCGTGAG GAGCCCCAGAAAAATATCTATCGTCTGTTAAACACAGCGTTCGGGCTGGTGCACCTGACTGCTCACAGCTCTCTCGTCTGCCCCTTATCCCTGAATGGAAGCCTGGGCCTGCGGCCTGAGCCACCTGTCAGCTTCCCTCATCTGCACTATGAC GCCAGTCTGCCTTTCCACTGCAGTGCCATCCTGGCTACAGCCCTGGACACAGTCACCGTTCCTTATCGCCTACGTTCCTCTCCAGTTTCCATGGTTCATCTGGCTGATATGCTGAGCTGCTCTGGAAGAAAG ATGGTGACAGCAGGAGCGACCATGCCCTTCCCCTTGACTGCAGGCCAGTCTCTTCCGGATATACTGGTTCAGCTTGGGGGAGCCCCCCCATGGACCCCGCTGTCTGCATGTGGGGACCCATTTGGAACACACTGCTTTGCCCAATCAGTGGTATTGAGGGGAATAGACAGAGCATACCACACCAG TCAGCTCACCCCAGGGACACCTCTGCCCTCCCCACTCCATGCATGTGCCACTGGAGAAGAAGTCCTGGCGCAGTATTTACAACAGCAGCAGCCAAGAGCCATGAG TTCTTCCCATCTGCTGCTGACTCCCTGCAGGGTGGTTCCTCCCTACCCTCACCTCTTCTCCTCAAGTCTCAGCCAGAAGGGCTTAATTCTGGATGGTCCCTCCACTGGGCCAG CAGTGGAGAGCATCCCAGTGTTTGGGACCCTCTGCTCCTCTTCATCTCTGCACCAGACCCTGGGAGGCTTGGCCAAGGAACTCTCTAAACTCGACCTGCGGCGCTGGGCCAGCTTCATGGCTGCAGGAGTGGAACAGGATGACCTAGAGGAGATGCTACAGGAGCTACACAGCCTGGCCCAGTGCTACCAGGATGGCAACAGCCTGACCGACTAA
- the MSTO1 gene encoding protein misato homolog 1 isoform X2, whose translation MGGVSPISGKGCVRRNGEQRMRPRAQACRANRVDGRVGRHGECGPEEPSGMAGGAREVLTLQLGHFAGFVGAHWWNQQDAALGCPTDAKEPPGELCPDVLYRTGRTLHGQETYTPRLILMDLKGSLSSLKQEGGLYRDKQLDAAIAWEGKLTTHKEELYPRNPYLHDFLSAEGVLSGEGVWRVKAIPNSKGLPPLTTAINSKPLIPTEGSIRVWSDFLRVHLHPRSICMIHKYNHDGEAGRLEAFGQGENVLKEPGYLEELEDRLHFYVEECDYLQGFQILCDLHNGFSGVGAKASELLQDEYSGRGIIAWGLLPGPYSREEPQKNIYRLLNTAFGLVHLTAHSSLVCPLSLNGSLGLRPEPPVSFPHLHYDASLPFHCSAILATALDTVTVPYRLRSSPVSMVHLADMLSCSGRKMVTAGATMPFPLTAGQSLPDILVQLGGAPPWTPLSACGDPFGTHCFAQSVVLRGIDRAYHTSQLTPGTPLPSPLHACATGEEVLAQYLQQQQPRAMSSSHLLLTPCRVVPPYPHLFSSSLSQKGLILDGPSTGPVESIPVFGTLCSSSSLHQTLGGLAKELSKLDLRRWASFMAAGVEQDDLEEMLQELHSLAQCYQDGNSLTD comes from the exons ATGGGCGGAGTCTCTCCAATCAGCGGGAAAGGATGTGTGCGACGCAACGGAGAGCAGCGAATGAGGCCCCGCGCACAAGCCTGCCGGGCCAATCGGGTGGACGGGCGAGTGGGCAGGCACGGGGAGTGCGGCCCCGAGGAGCCGAGCGGCATGGCGGGCGGGGCCCGGGAGGTGCTCACCCTGCAGTTGGGACACTTTGCCGGATTCGTGGGCGCGCACTGGTGGAACCAGCAG GATGCTGCGTTGGGCTGCCCGACAGATGCCAAGGAGCCACCGGGAGAGCTGTGCCCCGACGTCCTGTACCGGACGGGCCGGACACTGCACGGTCAGGAGACCTACACGCCGCGACTCATCCTCATGGATCTGAAGG GCAGTCTGAGCTCCCTAAAACAGGAAGGTGGACTCTACAGGGACAAACAGCTAGATGCTGCAATAGCATG GGAGGGGAAGCTCACCACACACAAAGAAGAGCTCTATCCCAGGAATCCCTATCTCCATGACTTTCTGAGTGCAGAG GGAGTGCTGAGTGGTGAGGGTGTCTGGAGGGTCAAAGCCATTCCCAATAGCAAAG GTCTTCCACCACTCACCACAGCCATAAATTCAAAACCACTCATCCCCACAGAAGGCAGCATCAGAGTCTGGTCAGATTTCCTCAGAGTCCATCTCCATCCCCGGAGCATCTGTATGATTCACAAGTACAACCATGATGG GGAAGCAGGTCGGCTGGAGGCTTTTGGCCAAGGGGAGAATGTCCTGAAGGAACCTGGCTATCTGGAAGAACTGGAGGACAGGCTACACTTCTACGTGGAGGAGTGTGACTACCTGCAG GGCTTCCAGATTCTGTGTGACCTGCACAATGGCTTCTCTGGGGTAGGTGCTAAGGCCTCCGAGTTGCTACAAGACGAGTATTCAGGGAGGGGAATAATAGCCTGGGGCCTGCTCCCTGGTCCCTACAGTCGTGAG GAGCCCCAGAAAAATATCTATCGTCTGTTAAACACAGCGTTCGGGCTGGTGCACCTGACTGCTCACAGCTCTCTCGTCTGCCCCTTATCCCTGAATGGAAGCCTGGGCCTGCGGCCTGAGCCACCTGTCAGCTTCCCTCATCTGCACTATGAC GCCAGTCTGCCTTTCCACTGCAGTGCCATCCTGGCTACAGCCCTGGACACAGTCACCGTTCCTTATCGCCTACGTTCCTCTCCAGTTTCCATGGTTCATCTGGCTGATATGCTGAGCTGCTCTGGAAGAAAG ATGGTGACAGCAGGAGCGACCATGCCCTTCCCCTTGACTGCAGGCCAGTCTCTTCCGGATATACTGGTTCAGCTTGGGGGAGCCCCCCCATGGACCCCGCTGTCTGCATGTGGGGACCCATTTGGAACACACTGCTTTGCCCAATCAGTGGTATTGAGGGGAATAGACAGAGCATACCACACCAG TCAGCTCACCCCAGGGACACCTCTGCCCTCCCCACTCCATGCATGTGCCACTGGAGAAGAAGTCCTGGCGCAGTATTTACAACAGCAGCAGCCAAGAGCCATGAG TTCTTCCCATCTGCTGCTGACTCCCTGCAGGGTGGTTCCTCCCTACCCTCACCTCTTCTCCTCAAGTCTCAGCCAGAAGGGCTTAATTCTGGATGGTCCCTCCACTGGGCCAG TGGAGAGCATCCCAGTGTTTGGGACCCTCTGCTCCTCTTCATCTCTGCACCAGACCCTGGGAGGCTTGGCCAAGGAACTCTCTAAACTCGACCTGCGGCGCTGGGCCAGCTTCATGGCTGCAGGAGTGGAACAGGATGACCTAGAGGAGATGCTACAGGAGCTACACAGCCTGGCCCAGTGCTACCAGGATGGCAACAGCCTGACCGACTAA